Sequence from the Flavobacteriales bacterium genome:
CGCAAGGCCCGGAAATGATGGAGGATTTTCGAAAACAAGCCGAACGCTTTGACGCGGATATCAGGTTTGGTCTTGTTACAAAAGTAGATTTCAGCGGTCCTCCGCACGTTGTGACCCTTGATGATGGAAAACAGATCCAGGCTGACACGGTGATCATTTCCACCGGCGCTTCTGCCAAATGGCTCGGACTACCGTCAGAACAAAGACTCAATGGCTTTGGTGTTTCCGCTTGTGCCGTGTGTGATGGATTTTTCTACAAAGGCCAGGATGTGGCCATTGTGGGTGGTGGAGATACTGCAGCGGAGGAAGCATCCTATCTTGCCAAGCTCTGCACCAAAGTGTATATGCTGGTGCGAAAAGATGAACTTCGCGCATCCAAGGCTATGCAAAAACGGGTGTTGGAAAATCCCAAGATTGAAGTCATGTTCAACCATGAAACGATCGATATCGTGGGTGACCAATCCGTAGAAGGTGTGAAAGTGAAGGACAACAAAACCGGTGAAGAAAAGACGCTCACGGTGACAGGCTTCTTTGTCGCCATCGGACACAAACCCAATACCGATATTTTCAAAGACTGGTTGGAT
This genomic interval carries:
- the trxB gene encoding thioredoxin-disulfide reductase, giving the protein MSEEIEKVKCLIIGSGPAGYTAAIYAARADLKPVLYQGLQPGGQLTITTEVENYPGYPEGTQGPEMMEDFRKQAERFDADIRFGLVTKVDFSGPPHVVTLDDGKQIQADTVIISTGASAKWLGLPSEQRLNGFGVSACAVCDGFFYKGQDVAIVGGGDTAAEEASYLAKLCTKVYMLVRKDELRASKAMQKRVLENPKIEVMFNHETIDIVGDQSVEGVKVKDNKTGEEKTLTVTGFFVAIGHKPNTDIFKDWLDLDDVGYIKVKPGTSKTNIEGVFASGDAADKVYRQAVTAAGTGCMAALDAERYLTEKGLD